A section of the Oryza sativa Japonica Group chromosome 1, ASM3414082v1 genome encodes:
- the LOC4327656 gene encoding protein ALTERED PHOSPHATE STARVATION RESPONSE 1 isoform X2 yields MGCTHSKVEDEEAVRRCKDRRKLMKQLMRRRVELAAAQTAYLQSLRNTGATLRQFAEVESALSQQPPAGIAVHPSPPPPPPPPPPPPPVPVPPAYSVTSSVPPYSMTSSLPPSPRPPPPLPFSPIVIRRKKRDGELDEDDSTDDDDDTDSCSTPLPPPPPPGVEWEYLEPFAMRPLNFPSSLADRIDKEAASQVTMDDDNWVETNTEFDGYDDESVSGNVEGIVSSVQLNQAKSRALGDDNSSMVSWVTKDSDTSAMAWRSKKSLAGIAKEIDEYFLKAAASGSDIVILLDSSGGQPDPSELEANRGKNSKSAKVFSTISWSWSFKSAQANRQSSMHSSDASGYGYHGKTLEKLYEEEQKLYKLVKDEEFARLQYRKNTSLLQRLESGDHDKLHAEKVRDNIEELQARIISLEEAVGLTCLSISKLRDEELYPQIIELSAGLVHMWRNMYECHQVQNHIAQQANLLGNLPGNEPTTDTHCQATSQLEVEVSAWHSSFCNLITLQRDYVTILNQWIKLTDCLPDNDGFMKSSSGIRSLCAELQRALTGLPEKVAAEAIKTFLSVIHTIVVQQTEERQLKKKSDQIESKFHTQLEKHSNNATQNSGQPTLAKLDTFKKQVEEEKARYLNSVRTSRAMTLNNLQTSLPNVFHALMGFSGVCVQAFEGISRCSEIVASHSGAVSPAISS; encoded by the exons ATGGGTTGCACACACTCCAAGGTGGAGGATGAGGAGGCCGTCAGGAGGTGCAAGGATAGGAGGAAGCTGATGAAGCAGCTAATGCGGCGCCGAGTTGAGCTTGCGGCTGCACAAACCGCCTACCTGCAGTCACTCCGAAACACAGGAGCCACACTTCGACAATTCGCCGAGGTGGAGTCTGCATTGTCACAGCAGCCCCCTGCAGGTATTGCAGTGcatccatcaccaccaccacctccacctccacctccaccgccaccaccggtgCCAGTACCTCCTGCATACTCAGTGACATCCTCAGTGCCACCGTACTCGATGACATCCTCATTGCCACCCTCACCACGCCCTCCACCACCGCTACCGTTTAGTCCAATAGTGataaggaggaaaaagagagacgGTGAACTTGATGAGGATGATTCtacagacgacgacgacgacactgACAGCTGCTCGACTCCTCTACCACCTCCCCCGCCACCAGGGGTTGAGTGGGAGTACTTGGAACCTTTTGCAATGCGTCCCTTAAATTTTCCATCTTCATTGGCTGATAGGATTGATAAAGAAGCGGCCTCACAGGTGACCATGGATGATGATAACTGGGTGGAGACTAACACAGAATTTGATGGATATGACGATGAAAGTGTGTCTGGTAATGTTGAAGGCATTGTGAGCAGTGTCCAGTTGAATCAAGCCAAGAGTAGGGCTCTAGGTGATGACAATTCATCAATGGTTAGCTGGGTGACAAAGGACTCAGACACTTCAGCGATGGCCTGGAGGAGTAAGAAGTCGCTGGCAGGAATTGCCAAGGAGATTGATGAATACTTCTTGAAAGCAGCGGCGAGTGGGAGTGACATCGTCATACTTTTGGACTCTTCTGGTGGGCAGCCAGATCCCTCAGAGTTAGAGGCAAACAGAG GAAAAAATTCCAAATCCGCCAAGGTTTTTTCCACAATTTCTTGGAGCTGGTCATTCAAATCTGCGCAAGCTAATAGACAATCCTCAATGCATTCAAGTGATGCCTCTGGATATGGTTACCATGGCAAAACACTAGAGAAACTTTATGAAGAGGAGCAAAAACTCTACAAGTTAGTCAAG GATGAAGAATTTGCAAGGCTCCAGTACAGAAAGAACACCTCGTTGCTACAAAGACTAGAATCAGGTGACCATGATAAATTGCATGCAGAGAAAGTGCGAGATAATATAGAGGAATTGCAAGCTCGGATAATCTCTTTGGAGGAAGCTGTTGGTTTGACATGTTTGTCCATATCAAAGCTCAGAGATGAGGAGTTATATCCTCAGATTATTGAATTATCTGCAGG GCTTGTGCATATGTGGAGAAACATGTATGAGTGCCATCAGGTTCAGAACCACATTGCCCAGCAAGCCAATCTTCTAGGCAATTTACCAGGGAATGAACCAACAACTGACACTCATTGTCAGGCAACATCTCAGCTGGAAGTTGAAGTTTCTGCATGGCATAGTTCATTCTGCAATCTCATCACCTTACAGCGTGACTACGTAACCATCCTTAACCAGTGGATTAAACTCACTGATTGCCTGCCTGATAACGATGGCTTTATGAAAAGTTCGTCAGGAATTCGTAGTCTCTGTGCAGAACTCCAGCGAGCTCTTACAGGATTACCTGAGAAG GTAGCTGCAGAAGCAATAAAGACTTTTCTGTCAGTTATACACACTATAGTTGTACAGCAGACTGAGGAGCGTCAACTGAAGAAAAAGTCCGACCAAATCGAGAGCAAGTTCCATACCCAGTTAGAGAAACACAGCAACAATGCAACCCAAAATTCGGGCCAGCCTACACTTGCAAAGCTGGACACGTTCAAAAAGCAGGTTGAAGAGGAGAAGGCTAGGTATCTGAACTCCGTGAGGACTAGTCGAGCCATGACACTGAACAATCTTCAGACGAGCCTTCCAAATGTGTTCCATGCTCTGATGGGGTTTTCCGGAGT
- the LOC4327656 gene encoding protein ALTERED PHOSPHATE STARVATION RESPONSE 1 isoform X1, producing the protein MGCTHSKVEDEEAVRRCKDRRKLMKQLMRRRVELAAAQTAYLQSLRNTGATLRQFAEVESALSQQPPAGIAVHPSPPPPPPPPPPPPPVPVPPAYSVTSSVPPYSMTSSLPPSPRPPPPLPFSPIVIRRKKRDGELDEDDSTDDDDDTDSCSTPLPPPPPPGVEWEYLEPFAMRPLNFPSSLADRIDKEAASQVTMDDDNWVETNTEFDGYDDESVSGNVEGIVSSVQLNQAKSRALGDDNSSMVSWVTKDSDTSAMAWRSKKSLAGIAKEIDEYFLKAAASGSDIVILLDSSGGQPDPSELEANRGAGKNSKSAKVFSTISWSWSFKSAQANRQSSMHSSDASGYGYHGKTLEKLYEEEQKLYKLVKDEEFARLQYRKNTSLLQRLESGDHDKLHAEKVRDNIEELQARIISLEEAVGLTCLSISKLRDEELYPQIIELSAGLVHMWRNMYECHQVQNHIAQQANLLGNLPGNEPTTDTHCQATSQLEVEVSAWHSSFCNLITLQRDYVTILNQWIKLTDCLPDNDGFMKSSSGIRSLCAELQRALTGLPEKVAAEAIKTFLSVIHTIVVQQTEERQLKKKSDQIESKFHTQLEKHSNNATQNSGQPTLAKLDTFKKQVEEEKARYLNSVRTSRAMTLNNLQTSLPNVFHALMGFSGVCVQAFEGISRCSEIVASHSGAVSPAISS; encoded by the exons ATGGGTTGCACACACTCCAAGGTGGAGGATGAGGAGGCCGTCAGGAGGTGCAAGGATAGGAGGAAGCTGATGAAGCAGCTAATGCGGCGCCGAGTTGAGCTTGCGGCTGCACAAACCGCCTACCTGCAGTCACTCCGAAACACAGGAGCCACACTTCGACAATTCGCCGAGGTGGAGTCTGCATTGTCACAGCAGCCCCCTGCAGGTATTGCAGTGcatccatcaccaccaccacctccacctccacctccaccgccaccaccggtgCCAGTACCTCCTGCATACTCAGTGACATCCTCAGTGCCACCGTACTCGATGACATCCTCATTGCCACCCTCACCACGCCCTCCACCACCGCTACCGTTTAGTCCAATAGTGataaggaggaaaaagagagacgGTGAACTTGATGAGGATGATTCtacagacgacgacgacgacactgACAGCTGCTCGACTCCTCTACCACCTCCCCCGCCACCAGGGGTTGAGTGGGAGTACTTGGAACCTTTTGCAATGCGTCCCTTAAATTTTCCATCTTCATTGGCTGATAGGATTGATAAAGAAGCGGCCTCACAGGTGACCATGGATGATGATAACTGGGTGGAGACTAACACAGAATTTGATGGATATGACGATGAAAGTGTGTCTGGTAATGTTGAAGGCATTGTGAGCAGTGTCCAGTTGAATCAAGCCAAGAGTAGGGCTCTAGGTGATGACAATTCATCAATGGTTAGCTGGGTGACAAAGGACTCAGACACTTCAGCGATGGCCTGGAGGAGTAAGAAGTCGCTGGCAGGAATTGCCAAGGAGATTGATGAATACTTCTTGAAAGCAGCGGCGAGTGGGAGTGACATCGTCATACTTTTGGACTCTTCTGGTGGGCAGCCAGATCCCTCAGAGTTAGAGGCAAACAGAG GTGCAGGAAAAAATTCCAAATCCGCCAAGGTTTTTTCCACAATTTCTTGGAGCTGGTCATTCAAATCTGCGCAAGCTAATAGACAATCCTCAATGCATTCAAGTGATGCCTCTGGATATGGTTACCATGGCAAAACACTAGAGAAACTTTATGAAGAGGAGCAAAAACTCTACAAGTTAGTCAAG GATGAAGAATTTGCAAGGCTCCAGTACAGAAAGAACACCTCGTTGCTACAAAGACTAGAATCAGGTGACCATGATAAATTGCATGCAGAGAAAGTGCGAGATAATATAGAGGAATTGCAAGCTCGGATAATCTCTTTGGAGGAAGCTGTTGGTTTGACATGTTTGTCCATATCAAAGCTCAGAGATGAGGAGTTATATCCTCAGATTATTGAATTATCTGCAGG GCTTGTGCATATGTGGAGAAACATGTATGAGTGCCATCAGGTTCAGAACCACATTGCCCAGCAAGCCAATCTTCTAGGCAATTTACCAGGGAATGAACCAACAACTGACACTCATTGTCAGGCAACATCTCAGCTGGAAGTTGAAGTTTCTGCATGGCATAGTTCATTCTGCAATCTCATCACCTTACAGCGTGACTACGTAACCATCCTTAACCAGTGGATTAAACTCACTGATTGCCTGCCTGATAACGATGGCTTTATGAAAAGTTCGTCAGGAATTCGTAGTCTCTGTGCAGAACTCCAGCGAGCTCTTACAGGATTACCTGAGAAG GTAGCTGCAGAAGCAATAAAGACTTTTCTGTCAGTTATACACACTATAGTTGTACAGCAGACTGAGGAGCGTCAACTGAAGAAAAAGTCCGACCAAATCGAGAGCAAGTTCCATACCCAGTTAGAGAAACACAGCAACAATGCAACCCAAAATTCGGGCCAGCCTACACTTGCAAAGCTGGACACGTTCAAAAAGCAGGTTGAAGAGGAGAAGGCTAGGTATCTGAACTCCGTGAGGACTAGTCGAGCCATGACACTGAACAATCTTCAGACGAGCCTTCCAAATGTGTTCCATGCTCTGATGGGGTTTTCCGGAGT